The Sorangiineae bacterium MSr11954 DNA segment AGCTTCACGTGCGCCGTGGACGTGAGCACGCTCCCCGACACCAGCCGCAACCCCAGCGCCACGAACCCCGGCACCGCCAGGGGGAGCAGCGCCCGGGCCCGCGCTCCGAGGCCCGGCCCCGACGGAAAGACGAGCAGGGTCGCGGTCGCGATCAGCGTGTAGAAGGCGCCCTCGGGTCGCAGCAAAAAGGCCGCCCACGCGAAGGCGACCAGCTCCCCGAGATGCCGGCGCCTCCGCGCATCGGTAGATGGATCCCTGTCGCGGGCCACCTCCGGCCAGTCCGCGCACAGGCGGATGGTCCGGGCGATGGCCCACGCGAACGGCACCGCCTCCATGCCGCTGGCGGCGCACCATACGAGGCCGCCAAAGGCCGGAACCATGGCCGCCGCCGAAATGGCCGCGGCCTGTCCGGCCAGCGGACGCGTAAGCCGGTAGACCTCGCGGGCGAGCATGGCCAGCGCGGCGAACGACAGGAGCCACGCCGGCCAGAGGATGGCCAGATCGCGGAACCCGAGCAGGTAAAATGGCGCGAGGAGCAGGGGCCAGAGCAGGCTCGTGGCCCCGGTGGAGATGGGCTCGCCCGGCTGAAACCGCAGCGGGTGCCCTTCGGCGAAGGAGCGCGCGTATTGAAAGTGGATGAACGAGTCATCCAAGGTCGCGCCCGGGTGGCCGAGCTTCGCCAGAACGCCGCCGATGGCCCAGTATGCGAGGCACGCGGTCACCAGCACCGCCGGCGCGATCGACGGCCACGAAGATGCCGCGCGTGCCCTCCATACCGCCATCTGCCCTTCCCATCCGTGTGCGTCCCGGTCCATGTCTGGGGCGGCACACTAATACGGCGTGGCCGCTTCGCGCAGCAGCCGTACGGTGTGGCAGTTCGCGCAGCGGCCGCGGCGACGTCGCCGCTTGGCGCAGCGGCGGTGGCGACGTCGGCGGTGACGGGCTCACGTGGCGCCCGAGGCGCGCAGGGTGGCGCCGCAGGGGACGAGCACGTCGCGATCAGCCGCCCGCGTGACGCCGGAGGTGACGGATTTAGGTGGTGCTCGATGCGCGCAGGGTGACCCCGTCGGGGACGACCACGTCGAGGTCGACCACCGGCGCGTGGCGATCGGGCCAATCGCCGTCGGTGGTCGGACAGGAGCCGGAGCGCGCGCCGGTGGTCGTCGGGGCCACGCAGACCACGACCCCTCGGCCTTGTGTGATGGCGCGCAGCACGAACAGGGCGTGCTCGCCGGGCTCGCGGGCGCGGGCGCGGACCTCGATTTGGTCACGCGCGGTCGAACGAAGATGCACCTTCCCGTGGCTCGTTCGAACGTCGAGCAATTGGGCGCGTCCGTGCCACTCGTTCTCCTGTGGCGAGTTGCGGCACAGATCGCCGGTGCTGCCGGAGCAGGTGGCGATGGTGCTCAAGACGGCCGTCAAAGCTTGCAGGTGCAACGTCACTAGATTCATGGAGGCATCCCAGGGGGCTGTGTGGTCTCGCGTCGAATCGTCGTACTATTTTCCGGGCTGGTTTGGCTGGGGTTGGGGTTGAGGTGGAGACGGTGGCTTTGGTGGTGCGGGCGGCGCGGGCGGCGCTGGGGGTGGCGCGGGCGAAGATGCCCCGCGCGGCGCGATGTGGATATCGCCGCTGAAGGTCTGAACGCGGACGACGGCGCCGCCGCTTCCGGCTTTGAACTCGAGCGATCCGTTTCCCGTTCGCACGCCGCCGAGCTGGCTCGAGATGGAGCCGCGGAAGCTTCGAAGCTCGAAATTCCCATTGGTGGACGCGGGCACCAGGAACGACACGTCGCCGCTATGGCTGCGCACATCGAACGAGCCTTGGCCGGCGAGCTGGCCGTCGAAGGTCAAGTCGCCCGACGTGCTCCGCATGTCCACGTGCTGAAAGGTGCCGCCGCTCAAGGTGCACTCGCCGCTCACGCTCTCGATCGACGCGGTCCCTCGCGCGCCGCGCACGCGAATGTCGCCGTTGATGGTGCGCACGGTGGTCTGCGCGCTGGTGGTGTCGATGCTCACGCTGCCGCTGGCCGTTCGGGCCGAAATGGACGTGGGCGCGCCCGACACCGCAATATCGCCCGAGGCCGTGTCCACCCGCACCGCGCCCGTCACGTCGCGGATCGTGATGTCGATGTTCGTGCCGCGCACCTCCAGCGCGCTGGCGGCCGGAACACGCACCTCCAAGGTGGCCGATCGCGCTCGAATCTGCGTGCGATCGCCTTGAACCGAGAACTGCGTGTCCCCATCGGCCGAGGACTTGACGTCGACCTCCGAGCGCCCCCAGCCGATCACCTTGACCGAGCCGCTGATTGTCTCGATGGTCACGACCCCGTGGGTGGCCGCCGGGCGTGTATCGAGCGGCTCGTCGGGCCTCGCCTGCGCCACGGGCGCTGCCAGGCTGGCGCACGCGAGCGAAGCCAGTGCGAGGACGATGGAAAGCTTGGTGCGCATCAGATCCTCGCCGCCAGATCGATGACGTCGCTCTCGACGTGGATCTTCTGCTGGTAAATGTCCGCGAGCTGCGACCTCAAATCGAGGTTGTCCGGCTGCGCCATCAGCGCGCCACGCATGGTGTCGATGGCGGCATCCAGAATGTTCAAATTCTGCTCGACCTCCCGCGCCGCGGCCGGTGGTAGCGCATTCTTGCCGTTCACGAAGTCCGCCTCCAATGCCGCGAGGGCGGCGAGATAGGGTTGCTCCTCGAGGTTGGCAACGGGTTGCTCCTTCTTCGGCGTCCCGTCTTGCTTCGTCGCGCTGTCTTGCGCTTGCGGCAGAGGCAGATCGCTCGGCGCGGTGCTTGGAGCGAGGGCCACGCCCGTACCCGCAGGAGCCCACGGTCGCGTCGCCGCGAGCGCCAGCACGGCCGCCGCCGCGAGCGCGAAGCCCGCCCCCACCGCGACCCGGCGGCCCACCGCGACCCGTCGGCCTTTGGGCTCGCGCACCCGCTG contains these protein-coding regions:
- a CDS encoding DUF4097 domain-containing protein, coding for MRTKLSIVLALASLACASLAAPVAQARPDEPLDTRPAATHGVVTIETISGSVKVIGWGRSEVDVKSSADGDTQFSVQGDRTQIRARSATLEVRVPAASALEVRGTNIDITIRDVTGAVRVDTASGDIAVSGAPTSISARTASGSVSIDTTSAQTTVRTINGDIRVRGARGTASIESVSGECTLSGGTFQHVDMRSTSGDLTFDGQLAGQGSFDVRSHSGDVSFLVPASTNGNFELRSFRGSISSQLGGVRTGNGSLEFKAGSGGAVVRVQTFSGDIHIAPRGASSPAPPPAPPAPPAPPKPPSPPQPQPQPNQPGK
- a CDS encoding zf-HC2 domain-containing protein, which produces MSDPTCTAYTEIELQELADGELAPEQARAIDAHARACPQCAQFLAGERALAARVAELPRTIVPGPDVWRAIEARLGAAGPDATVQRVREPKGRRVAVGRRVAVGAGFALAAAAVLALAATRPWAPAGTGVALAPSTAPSDLPLPQAQDSATKQDGTPKKEQPVANLEEQPYLAALAALEADFVNGKNALPPAAAREVEQNLNILDAAIDTMRGALMAQPDNLDLRSQLADIYQQKIHVESDVIDLAARI